The genomic window TCGGTGCGGGTGTCGGCTGGGGTCATCCGGGCCCTGCAATTCATCGATGCGGTCTTCAAAGGAGGGAACTTTATGACTGTTTTCAAGAATTACGCCGAGACCAAGAACAAGCGGCCGGGCCCCCTGAGCGGGATCCGGGTTCTCGAAGTCTGCACGCTCCTGTTCGGGCCGGCAGGCCCGTCGTTCCTTGCCGAACTGGGGGCCGAGGTCATCAAGATCGAGCTGCCGCCCGTGGGGGACGTGACCCGCTCGCTCAACCCCTTCGGCTGGTTCTACAAGGAACAGGGGCCCATGTTCATCCACATCAACCCCGACAAGTACTACATGGCCCTCGATCTGCACATCGACATGGCCCAGCAGATCTTCAAGGAGCTCTGCGCCAAGTCCGACGTGGTCGAGTTCAACCTCAGGCCCGCCGTCACGAACCGCTGGAACATCGGCTACGAGGACATCCGGAAGGTCAACCCGGGCATCATCTATATCGAGAAGAACGGCTTCGGCCAGTGGGGACGCTACGCCGAGGAGGACCGCCCCTCCAACGACGGCGCCGCCCAGGCGCTTTCGGGCTACGCCTGGCTGTCGAGCTTCGCCGGCAAGCCCCCCCTGAAGCAGAGCATCTGGATCTGCGACGTCTTCGGGGCCATGATGGGCGAGGTGGCCGTGCTGTCCGCCCTGCACTACCGCCGGCGAACCGGCAAGGGGCAGTACATCGAGATGTCCCAGAGCGAGAACATCATGCGGGCCATGACGTGGGTGTGGCCCTACCAGCAGGTGACGCAGAGGCACGCCGAGCCCTCGGGGAACCGGGACCAGTGCATCTGCCCCGCCGACACCTTCTATTGCAAGGACGGGCAGTTCGTGGCTCTCGCCGCGCCGGCGCCCGACGAGTTCAAGGGCCTCTGCGCCGCCATGGGCAAACCCGAGCTCGCCGCCGATGCGCGCTTCAAGGACCACGAGACCCGCCTCAAGGACGAAAACGCGCTGGCCATCCTCAAGATCATCGCCGACTGGGCCGCCGGCAAGACGGCCGACGAGGTCGAGAAGCTGGGCGTCAAGCACGGCTTTGCCGCCTCCCGGGTCTTTTCGGCCAAGGACGAGTGCGAGGACCCGCACCGCCGGGCCCGCGGCGCTGTCAAGGTGATCGACGACCCCATGTACGGCCAGTACGTGGACCACGAGATCCCCATCAACATGTCCAAGACCCCGCCCAAGCACCGCTGGTCGGTCCGGCCTGTCGGGTTCGACAACGACTACATCATGACGAAGATCCTCGGCCGCAGCGAGCAGCAGCTCAAGGAGCTCTACGGTCACGGGGTGCTCGGGAAGTGGAAGGACCAGCAGGGCCGCAGGCCGCCGTCCGACTGGGACGGGCAGTCCGGCGCCATCTTGAGGAGGTGATGAGCCATGGCAGACTACAAGAGAGCGAAGTGGGCGGCCTGGGCGGATCACATCCGCTCCCTGGACGACCCTGCAAAGAATTTCGAGAAGCCCGAGGCCCTCGATGACCTCGTCGTCATCGACCTGAGCTCCCGGAGCATGGCGGGCTGCTTCTGCTCGTCGCTGCTGGCCGAACTCGGCGCCGAGACGATCCGCATCGAGCCGCCCGGCGGGGACCTGATCCGCACGTACTCCCCCGGCGGCATCATGGTGAAGGACACGGGGCTCGCCTATCTCCAGGAGGGCCGCAACAAGCATCACATCACCCTGAACATGGAGACCCCCGAGGGCCGCGCGATCTTCAAGGACCTCGTCGGTGCCGCCGATGTGCTCATCGAGACCTAC from Syntrophaceae bacterium includes these protein-coding regions:
- a CDS encoding CoA transferase, whose product is MTVFKNYAETKNKRPGPLSGIRVLEVCTLLFGPAGPSFLAELGAEVIKIELPPVGDVTRSLNPFGWFYKEQGPMFIHINPDKYYMALDLHIDMAQQIFKELCAKSDVVEFNLRPAVTNRWNIGYEDIRKVNPGIIYIEKNGFGQWGRYAEEDRPSNDGAAQALSGYAWLSSFAGKPPLKQSIWICDVFGAMMGEVAVLSALHYRRRTGKGQYIEMSQSENIMRAMTWVWPYQQVTQRHAEPSGNRDQCICPADTFYCKDGQFVALAAPAPDEFKGLCAAMGKPELAADARFKDHETRLKDENALAILKIIADWAAGKTADEVEKLGVKHGFAASRVFSAKDECEDPHRRARGAVKVIDDPMYGQYVDHEIPINMSKTPPKHRWSVRPVGFDNDYIMTKILGRSEQQLKELYGHGVLGKWKDQQGRRPPSDWDGQSGAILRR